CGCTCTGCAGTGTTATAATTGTGACTTGGGTTTGGCGAGCCTGTGCATCACTACCAAGATAACGTGCAAAACGGGCGAGCAGTGCTTCAGCGGGAAGGGCAAAGCAGGTAAGGGCCCAAACGCtcccttctctttcctctcctccttttccccactcccctctttctctcctcctcctcctcatcatcatcgtccCTTTCTCTTATCCTCCTCTTAACCATGgtcctctcgcccccccccgcagtcGGATTCGTGCCCATCACTCAGAAGGGCTGCCTGGCCGATGCCGAATGCAACAAGGTGTCGAACGTGACGTTCGGTGATAACCACGCCGTGTACACCACGAACCGGACCTGCTGCAACCAGGACCTGTGTAACTCCTCCCCCCGCCTGGcggcccccgccctcctccccctcaccgTGGCCACCATCTCCGCCTCCCTGCTGATGTCCAGAACGCTGGTctgagccccacccccccattgcACCAGCACTGAAAACCCCTACCTGATTCCCCTGGGTTAAAATCTCTTCCTGTTACTCTACCATGCTAGACCCCTGTACCTCCTTTCCAGCcttgaaaaaaaagtaaattttgTGTGCAATGGGTAACTGACCCCTTCAGATCTACCAAATTTTTGCTTATAATTGTTCATTTTGACACTTCTCTTGGCTTAAAACAATAAATGGCAATTGAAAAAATCTAATCTGTCAATCAAATGTCAATGTTAGCACCCTGGAGGGTCAGTTTTGAGCAGCCTGCTCTAGATTCCGCTTCCCTGTTCTAGATTACGCTCTCATGCTATAGATTCTGCTCCCTGCTCTACATTCCGCTCCCTACTCTAGATTCCGCTCCCTGCTCTGCATTCTGCTCCCTGCTCCAGATTCCGCTCTCATGCTGTAGATTCCACTCTCATGCTGTAGATTCCGCTCCCTGCTCCAGATTCCGCTTCCTGCTCTAGATTCCACTCCCCTAGAAACCACATGGTTTaacaccccacaccaccacctcacccttcaaaaaagttttttgttttgattttgtggTCTCAAATCCCAGGACCgttcccccgcctccccctccgcAGTGCCGCACTACTTTGAGAGCGCATAATGCCTGTATTTATATTGGAGAAGAATCAATCTTTACTTGCAAAAGGGGCTGTCTTAAATATTGATCTAACTGGGGACTTGCCATATTTTTTAacgaaacaaaataaaagctcttCAGCATTTAGCGAGATCGTTccctttttggagtttttgttttctttagtgTCACTGTGCAGGTTgatttggagttacttgaagcGCATGTTTTGCTTTTAACAACAAGCCCAGACTCATCCCTATTGCATCAGATTGTAAAGATGCCAAGTTGTCAGAAAATTATCTaaaagtatctaaaatatcctttatcGCACACAAAAACCAATCAAAGAACTgtcaaaaacatacaataaaccTGAAAAGGTATCAAAAACTCctgaaagtgaactatcccccctaaaataatttcaacaaAAACTGCTGTACTGAAAGTGATGTTTGCAGCCTAGGTTGACAATGGCAGGACTGATTTTGTAcaagtttttgctttttaaattttgtacaacttttgctttttaaattttgtacaacttttgcttttttaaatttgaaccttttgaaaatggaaaacctgtatatttttaatgagtCTTAAACTGGGTGTGTAAATGATTCAATAAAGGTGTGAATTTCTTtgagtgcttttttattttgctgctgcGTTCgtgcctgtgatgtaattttctttgttGCTGCTAGCTCTGCCCATTTTTAAAGACTTGCAGTACAAAGCAGGACTGGCAGGTTTTCCTGGTCTTCTGCTTGTCAACACGATGACTAATGGaattatttcaaaaacacattcttGGATCAAGGGTGGCATTCCTCTTTGGTTGAAATAAATTTCCAGTTAATGGGTATGAAAGAAGAACAACCTATTTTTTTAggcttttttttggcagaacCATAAAGAAATCTGATCATCCTGGTTTACCTGAGTTTAAACTCTTGAGTTTAGATGCGACAAGGCTCTGTTTGTGACGCACAGTGTGGAGAGAATTCACAACACTGTACGTCAGTACGGTTGCTttctctgaaacagagcagcGAGATACGATATGATGACCCTCTGCGTTTTACCTCAAAactatgcattacattacattacaggcatttagcagacactcttatccagagcgacttacacaacatagcattttatattgtatccatttatacagctggatatatactgaagcaattacggttaagtaccttgctcaagggtacaacggcagtgtccttacccgggaatcaaacctgcaacctttcggttacaagcccagttccttacccactgtgctacactccgtccatacACGTATCGCATTCTACATTGATCAAGCCATGCACGTTTTCTATTTCCCAATGAATCAGCTCTTAGGCAGAACATCTTTCTCTTACAGCTCGGCTAACCAGTTTTAATACTgatgaacagacacacacacacacgtgtggtGATCCCTGAATCATACACAGTCTTCCACACA
This region of Anguilla rostrata isolate EN2019 chromosome 8, ASM1855537v3, whole genome shotgun sequence genomic DNA includes:
- the spaca4l gene encoding lymphocyte antigen 6 complex locus protein G6d, with amino-acid sequence MNRILLGIFAVVLLFTIGHALQCYNCDLGLASLCITTKITCKTGEQCFSGKGKAVGFVPITQKGCLADAECNKVSNVTFGDNHAVYTTNRTCCNQDLCNSSPRLAAPALLPLTVATISASLLMSRTLV